The DNA window TGTTGACTTTCTCAACCTTCACGCCAAAGATTTCTTGTATAGCTTGTTTAACTTGTGTTTTATTTGCGCGAGTGTCCACTTCAAAAGTGTACTTTTTCTCTGCCATTACTTCAGATGATTGCTCAGTAATGACCGGACGTTTTATTACATCACGTGCTTCCATTAACTAAGCACCTCCTCAATTTTCTCAATCGCTGCTTTTGTCATAACAATTTTGTCATGTCCAAGCAAGTCTAATACGTTAATACCATCTGCTGCTACTACTGTCATACCTTTAAGGTTACGTGCAGATTTTGCAACGTTCTCATCAAGGTCAGCAGTTACGAACAATGCTTTTTTGCCAATTGAAAGATCAGCGATCAACTGGTTAAATGCTTTTGTTTTTGGTGCATCAAATGTCAATCCTTCAAGTACCATCAAGTTTTCTCCTACTACTGTAGATGAAAGTGCAGAGCGTAAAGCTAAGCGACGGACTTTCTTAGGAAGCTTGTAGCTATAGCTACGTGGAGTTGGACCGAATACGATACCGCCTCCGCGCCATTGTGGTGAACGGATCGACCCTTGACGAGCACGTCCAGTTCCTTTTTGACGCCATGGCTTTTTACCACCACCAGCTACTTCAGAACGGTTTTTTACTTTATGGTTACCTTGACGTAGTGAAGCGCGTTGAGACACTACTGCGTCAAATAGTACTGATTCATTTGGCTCGATACCGAATACATAGTCGTTCAATTCGATGTCGCCCACTTGTGAACCTGTTTGATTTAATAAAGCTACTTTAGGCATTCTTGTTTCCTCCTTTCTCTAAAAATATATTATTTCGCTTTAGTTGCCGTTTTAACACGGATCAATGCTTTGCGAGAACCAGGAACATTACCTTTAACAAGAAGCAAGTTACGCTCAAGATCTACTTTCACGATCGAAAGGTTTTGAATCGTAATTGTTGTGCCACCCATTTGACCAGGTAATTTCTTCTGTTTGAATACGCGGTTAGGAGCAACCGGACCCATTGAACCAGGACGACGGTGGTAACGTGAACCGTGTGTCATTGGTCCGCGAGATTGTCCGTGGCGTTTAATAACA is part of the Planococcus kocurii genome and encodes:
- the rplW gene encoding 50S ribosomal protein L23 — translated: MEARDVIKRPVITEQSSEVMAEKKYTFEVDTRANKTQVKQAIQEIFGVKVEKVNIMNYKGKFKRMGKHAGYTNKRRKAIVKLTAESKDIELFEI
- the rplD gene encoding 50S ribosomal protein L4; its protein translation is MPKVALLNQTGSQVGDIELNDYVFGIEPNESVLFDAVVSQRASLRQGNHKVKNRSEVAGGGKKPWRQKGTGRARQGSIRSPQWRGGGIVFGPTPRSYSYKLPKKVRRLALRSALSSTVVGENLMVLEGLTFDAPKTKAFNQLIADLSIGKKALFVTADLDENVAKSARNLKGMTVVAADGINVLDLLGHDKIVMTKAAIEKIEEVLS